Within Actinoplanes sp. L3-i22, the genomic segment CACCTGGCCCGGGAGACGCCGGACCTCGACGAGATCGCCGCGGGGCCGCTGGCCGACGGCGTCCGCGCCATGGTCCACGCCGCCGTCCGCAACCACGACGACGATCCGGAGCTACTGAGCGTGATGATGCAACAGGCGATCCGCTGGCCGGAGGTGATGCCGCTGATGGCCGACCAGCAGCGCCGCCGCGCCGAGGAGGTGCGGGCGTTCCTGGACCGGCATCCGGAGGTCGACGTCGCCGACACGAACACCGCCGCGCACCTGGTGGTGACCACGGTCGGGGTGGTCGCCCACTGGCTGACCGCGGCGCCCGCGGCCCTCGACCCGAGGTCGCTGGAGGACGAGATGACCGCGATGCTGACCGGCTACCTCACCGGCCGCTGACGGTCCGGGCGACCCGGAAGCCGACGTCCTCGATCCGCAGGTCAGGATGGCTGCGGCGGCGCACCGAGGCGCGGCAGCTCCACTTCTCGTCGAACCAGCCGCCGCCGCGCAGCACCCGGTACTCTCCGTAGACCTCGGCGTCGTAGACGTCCCAGCACCAGTCCCAGACGTTGCCGAGCAGGTCGTGGAAGCCCCACGCGTTCGGCTCGCGGGTGCCGACCTCGTGCGGCCGTTCCCCGGAGTTTCCGCGATGCCAGGCGATGTCGTCGAGCTCGCCGTACCGCGGCCCCGCGGTCCCGGCCCGGCACGCGTTCTCCCATTCCGCCTCGGTCGGCAGCCGATATCCGTCCGCCTCCCGATCCCATTCCCCGTCCGAATAGACCGGCGCCAGACCCTCCTTCAAGGATCGCGCGTTGCAATAGCGCACGGCGTCCCACCAGGACACACTTTCGACCGGCAGCCGTTCGCCGCGCACGCTCGCCGGCCATTCCCCCATGACGTCCGCGTATTCGGCCTGGGTCACCGGAAATGCCCCGAGAAGATAAGAGCCGAAATCAACTTCCCAGGCGATTTGCGTACGGCGATCCGTCAGCCGCACCCGGCCCGCGGGCACCGTGATCATCTCTTCCCCGTCTCTCCACCCACCATTTGTGGCGTAGGTAACACAGCACGATAGGCTGCCCGGACTCATCGACGGATCGGGGTGTGATGGAACCGCGGCTGGTACTGCTCGATCTGGACGGCACGCTCCACGAGCACGGCGTGGCGGTGCCCGGCGCGGCCCGGGCCGTGGTCGAGCTGCGGCGGGCCGGGCACACCGTCCGGGTGTTCACCAACACCGACTCGCTCTCCGAGGCCGGCCTGGTCGACCGGATCCGCCGCTCCGGCATCCCGGTCGCGGCCGGCGAGGTCTTCAGCCCGGTCGTCGCCGCGAAGCGCCTGCTCCCACCGGACGCCCGCCCGCTGATCCTGGCCGACCCGGCGGTCCGCGACGACCTGGCCGGCCACGCCCGCCCGGCCACCCCGGCCGAGGCCACCCATGTGGTGATCGCCGACTGCCGCCGGACCCTCGACTACCGCTCCCTGGACGCGGCCTTCCAAGCGGTGCAGGCCGGCGCCGAGCTGCTGGCCCTGCAGCACGGCCGCTACTTCCGCGCGGCCGACGGCAACCACCTGGACACCGGCGCGATCGTCGCCGCCATCGAGTTCGCCACCGGCAAACAGTCCCGCATCCTCGGCAAACCCAGCCCGGACTTCCTCCGCCTGGCCGCCCACGACGCCCCGGGCGAGGTGTGGGTGGTCGGCGACGACCGCACCACCGACATCCTGATGGCCAACACCGCCGGCGCCACGTCCGTCCAGGTCCGCACCGGCAAACATGCCGACCAGCAGAACGCCGACGACCTGCCGCACCCCACCCACACCATCGACTCGATCGCGGACCTGCCGTCCCTCTTCTAGTCCGGGAGGGCGGCGGTCAGGTCGATCTCGATGAGCTGGCCGGTGTAGCCCAGCGACGCGACGCCGAGCAGGGTGCTCGCGGTGGTGAAGGCGGGCGCCAGCGGCGAGGCGTTGAGCTGGTTCCAGACCGCGGACAGGACGTGGCTGTCCGGGCTGACCACGTAGATGATCGAGCGGACCACGTCGGACGGGGACGCGCCGGCCGCGGTGAGCACCGCGAGGCAGTTGGTGATCACCTGGGCGGTCTGGGCCGCGTGGTCGCCGGGCTCGCCGACGACGTGGCCGGCGAGGTCGAGCGGGCACTGGCCGGCCAGGTGGGCGAGCCGCCCGGCCGACGAGATCGTCACGTGGTGGTAGCCGGCGGTCTCGTGGACGGTGTCCGGGCTGAACCTGGTGATCATCGGTCGAGGGCTCCTGGGTCGAAACGCGGCAGCGGCCAGCCCGGGTCGGGACGGAAGCCGGTGTGCGTATCGTCGAACGGGAACTCGGCGTTGTCGATCGATTTGGTCAGCCGCTCGCCCTCGGCCCGGATCCGCGCGGCGGCCTCCTCGCCGAAGTAGAGCGGGTGCCCGATGAACTCGGCGAACTCGTCGGTGTCCTTCCACTCCCACCGCCGGTCCGGCGTCGCCACGATGTCGAGCACCAGGTCGGTGGTCTCGACCCCGTCGGGCTGACGTTCGTACGGCTTCTCCAGGTTGACGTACCACCCGGAGAACTCGCCGGCGGTGAAGAACCACCACACCGAGTGCTCAGCGCCGGGCGGCATCAGGATCAGCACGGAGTTGCCCTGCCAGGTGTGGACCTTGAGTTTCGGGTCGGTCATCCGGTCCGGGCTGACGTCGTGCGTGGTCCGGCCGTCCACGTCGACCAGCCGGGCGAACTCACCGCCCTCGGGCGCCCACAGCAGCAGGCCCTCGTCGTCGTCCCGCACGACGCGCATCGGCTGCGCCCAGGTCCGCCACGGCCCCCGCCGGTATCGCCGGACGACGATCTGCCCCGTCTCGAATCGCATCGCCGCAGACTACAACGGACACTTCACCCCACCGGCCCACGCCGGCGGCGCGCCACAGCGACGACGAGCGGCGGTGCCAGTCAGGTCGACGGCGAGCTGCGGCGCGCGGCGGCGGTCAGTGGCAGCCGGTGAGCAGGGTGTCGCTCAGCTCGCACTGGTAGGGCTGCCCCTCCGGGCTGCCCTCGAGGCGGTTGGTCAGGTAGACCATGACCAGGTCGCGCTCCGGGTCGGCCCAGCCCAGGCAGGCGTTGGAGCCGTTGTGCCCGAACGCGCGCCGGCTGCTGAGCCGCCCCATCGGCCGCGCCCGGCCCGGGTCGTTCTCGTTGCCGCCCAGCTGGAAGCCCTCCGACCAGCGGATCCGGTTGCCGAGCACCTGGTCCACCTCGCCGCTGGTGGACGGGGTGCAGGCGCCGGCCACGCCGTCGGCGGAGAGCAGCCGGGTGCCGAGCAGGGCCTGATAGAAAACGGCCAGATCCCGGGCGGTGCTGGTGATCGTGGCGGCCGGGATGACAGCGTTGCGGGCGATCCCGCGGTTGGCCGCCCACTGCAGCGTGCGGGGGCCGCCGCTCGGCGCCCGGCGCAGCGGGACGCACCGGGGCGGGGCGTTCAGGTGGGTGTCGCGCAGGCCGAGGGGCTGCAGGATCAGCCGGTGCAGGGCCTCCCGCAGGGACATCCCGGTGACCCGCTGGACCAGCTCGCCGAGCAGGAATCCGTAGCTCAGGGTGTGGTAGGCGGGCCGCTGCCCGGGCGCATGGTGCGGGCGGGCGGCGGCGAGCGCGCGCACCGACCGGTTCCAGTCCGGGGCGAGGAGCGCGTCCCGGTAGATGCTCTTCACGTAAGGCAGTCCGGACCGGTGCTGGAGCACCTGCCGTACCGTAATCCGGTCTTTGTCGTTGTTCTCGAATTGCGGCCAGTAGGTGGCCAGCGGGGCGTCGAGCGACAGCAGACCCCGCTCGGCGAGTTGGTGCACGAGCACCGCGACCAGCGGTTTCCCGGCCGAGAAGAGCAGGAACGGCACGTCCCGGGGCACGCCGTAGGACCAGTCGAGCACGACCTCGCCGTGCCGCATCACCACGAGCTGGGCCGCCGCACCCCGCGCCGCGACCATTCTGATCATGGTCTGCACCGTGCCCGGCGTGATGTCCATCTCGTCGGCGGGCAGTTCGTTCCACGTCCGCCGGGTGTCTGATTCGATCGTCATGCTGCCTCCCACGCCGGAGGCTAGCGATCGTCGGAGCGCGTGCGTCGCACAACGCGTGAACCCGGCAACCCGAAAAACCTTTCCGGTACGCGCCGGAAAGGTTAACGGTTGTCAAATACATCGATGCAACCGGGCCGGTCCGGATCCGGTACGGTGTCCTTCGTGAACACCGGACCGGCCATCAGCCACGCACGGATCGGCGATCCGGTGGATCGCTGACCCCCGCTCGTTCGGCGCGCGGACCGCCGGAGCCAACGCTCCCCCAGGTTCCCGTCAGATCCGAACGACTTGCGAGGTCAACGACTTGCCAGCAACTTTCAACCACACCATCATCGCCGCGAAGGACCGCCGGGAGTCGGCGGAGTTCTACCGTTCGCTGATCGAGGCGGCCGAAGCCCCGTCGTGGGGGTTGTTCACCAATCTCCAGCTGAGTGACGGCGTGCTGCTGCAGTTCGCCGAGCCGCCGGTGGAGATCCAGATGCAGCACTACGCGTTCCTGCTCGACGACGAGCTGTTCGACCGGGCGTACGCGCGGTTGCTGGAGCGGGGCATCGAGCACTGGGCGGACCCGCAGATGCGCCGGGCCGGTGAGATCAACGACGAGCACGGTGGTCGCGGCGTCTACTTCAAGGACCCGGCCGGGCACGCCGTCGAGCTGATCACCCGGCCGTACATCTGAGTTCTGGACCCTCCGAACCGGCGCCGGGCGTCCACGTCGGCGGTCCACGCCGCACGGACACCCGGCGCCGCCGCGACGGTCCCGGCGTCCAGACCGCTGCCCCGCTGCCCGCTGCCCCGCTGCCCCGCTGCCCCGCCGGATGGTCACGGCTGCCGCCTGCTCGCTGATGGCTTGCCAGGCACCGCCCGCTGTCGGTCACGGCTGCGGCCGCCACTTGCGGGAGTTGCCGATTGCGGTTGCTTCGGGGGTACGCCGTGGGCGCGCTTAGCCGTCCGCGCAAGCCGCCGGCTGGCGTCCAGGGCTGTCCCAGCGCGATTGAGCAGCCCTCACCACCAGCCGAATCGAACGAGCTGGCGCCCACGGTCGTCAAAGGCCCGCGGAACAGCCGTAACCACCAGCCGACCTCCGCAGCCCGCGCCGCCCGGCCGACCAGGCCGTGCGGGCAGACCCCACCCTCCACCGGGGGCAGGCCGCCACCAGCCATTATCCCGGAATTCTCAAGATCACGCCGAGGGGCCTGTGGACAAGCCGCTGCTGTGGAAAACCTCAAACGATCACCAGAATTTGTTAGCGTCCGGAGTCCGAAGTAGAGGGGCTGGCGATGCGTATCACGGTGCTCGGCGGGTGCGGCGCCTGGCCGCTGCGCGGTGAGGCGTGCAGCGGGTTCCTGGTCGAGCTGGACGGTTTCCGGCTGGTCGTCGATGTGGGGTACGGGACGATGCCCCGCCTGCCCAGCCCCGACATCGACGCCGTGATCGTCAGTCACGGTCATCCGGACCACTGCGCCGACCTGAACCCGCTGCTCCGGGCCCGGGTGCTGCGTGCCGAGCCGGCGCCGCCGCTGCCGGTGTTCGCGCCGGGCGGTGCGCTGGACGCGGTGCTCGCGCTGGACCGGCCGGGGATGCTGGACAGCGGGCTCGATCTGCACGAGTTCGTGCCGGGTGACCGGTTCGAGGCGGGGCCGTTCCGGGTCGAGACGGCGCTGCTGCCGCACTGGGTGCCGAATGCGGGGCTGCGGATCAGCGCCGGCGGGCAGGTGCTGGCGTATACCGGGGATTGCGGGCCCAGCCCGGAGGTGGCCCGCCTGGCCCGGGACGCGGATGTCTTCCTGGCCGAGGCTTCCCATCTTGACGACGTACCGAAGGAGGCCGTTGGTTTTCTT encodes:
- a CDS encoding TetR/AcrR family transcriptional regulator — protein: MTPDDKHLQPRRTPRQIRAELTRARILAAAAHVFAELGYAAGTTNRIAERAQVSIGSLYQYFPGKDAILVALVTDHLARETPDLDEIAAGPLADGVRAMVHAAVRNHDDDPELLSVMMQQAIRWPEVMPLMADQQRRRAEEVRAFLDRHPEVDVADTNTAAHLVVTTVGVVAHWLTAAPAALDPRSLEDEMTAMLTGYLTGR
- a CDS encoding formylglycine-generating enzyme family protein, with amino-acid sequence MITVPAGRVRLTDRRTQIAWEVDFGSYLLGAFPVTQAEYADVMGEWPASVRGERLPVESVSWWDAVRYCNARSLKEGLAPVYSDGEWDREADGYRLPTEAEWENACRAGTAGPRYGELDDIAWHRGNSGERPHEVGTREPNAWGFHDLLGNVWDWCWDVYDAEVYGEYRVLRGGGWFDEKWSCRASVRRRSHPDLRIEDVGFRVARTVSGR
- a CDS encoding HAD-IIA family hydrolase, whose translation is MEPRLVLLDLDGTLHEHGVAVPGAARAVVELRRAGHTVRVFTNTDSLSEAGLVDRIRRSGIPVAAGEVFSPVVAAKRLLPPDARPLILADPAVRDDLAGHARPATPAEATHVVIADCRRTLDYRSLDAAFQAVQAGAELLALQHGRYFRAADGNHLDTGAIVAAIEFATGKQSRILGKPSPDFLRLAAHDAPGEVWVVGDDRTTDILMANTAGATSVQVRTGKHADQQNADDLPHPTHTIDSIADLPSLF
- a CDS encoding RidA family protein yields the protein MITRFSPDTVHETAGYHHVTISSAGRLAHLAGQCPLDLAGHVVGEPGDHAAQTAQVITNCLAVLTAAGASPSDVVRSIIYVVSPDSHVLSAVWNQLNASPLAPAFTTASTLLGVASLGYTGQLIEIDLTAALPD
- a CDS encoding DUF402 domain-containing protein, encoding MRFETGQIVVRRYRRGPWRTWAQPMRVVRDDDEGLLLWAPEGGEFARLVDVDGRTTHDVSPDRMTDPKLKVHTWQGNSVLILMPPGAEHSVWWFFTAGEFSGWYVNLEKPYERQPDGVETTDLVLDIVATPDRRWEWKDTDEFAEFIGHPLYFGEEAAARIRAEGERLTKSIDNAEFPFDDTHTGFRPDPGWPLPRFDPGALDR
- a CDS encoding serine hydrolase, translated to MTIESDTRRTWNELPADEMDITPGTVQTMIRMVAARGAAAQLVVMRHGEVVLDWSYGVPRDVPFLLFSAGKPLVAVLVHQLAERGLLSLDAPLATYWPQFENNDKDRITVRQVLQHRSGLPYVKSIYRDALLAPDWNRSVRALAAARPHHAPGQRPAYHTLSYGFLLGELVQRVTGMSLREALHRLILQPLGLRDTHLNAPPRCVPLRRAPSGGPRTLQWAANRGIARNAVIPAATITSTARDLAVFYQALLGTRLLSADGVAGACTPSTSGEVDQVLGNRIRWSEGFQLGGNENDPGRARPMGRLSSRRAFGHNGSNACLGWADPERDLVMVYLTNRLEGSPEGQPYQCELSDTLLTGCH
- a CDS encoding VOC family protein, which translates into the protein MPATFNHTIIAAKDRRESAEFYRSLIEAAEAPSWGLFTNLQLSDGVLLQFAEPPVEIQMQHYAFLLDDELFDRAYARLLERGIEHWADPQMRRAGEINDEHGGRGVYFKDPAGHAVELITRPYI
- a CDS encoding MBL fold metallo-hydrolase; this encodes MRITVLGGCGAWPLRGEACSGFLVELDGFRLVVDVGYGTMPRLPSPDIDAVIVSHGHPDHCADLNPLLRARVLRAEPAPPLPVFAPGGALDAVLALDRPGMLDSGLDLHEFVPGDRFEAGPFRVETALLPHWVPNAGLRISAGGQVLAYTGDCGPSPEVARLARDADVFLAEASHLDDVPKEAVGFLSSATIAGGEAAQAAAGHLVLTHLFAETPPEEAAEAARSRFDGEVTVARSGLVLRL